A stretch of the Vicia villosa cultivar HV-30 ecotype Madison, WI unplaced genomic scaffold, Vvil1.0 ctg.005925F_1_1, whole genome shotgun sequence genome encodes the following:
- the LOC131642846 gene encoding protein PYRICULARIA ORYZAE RESISTANCE 21-like, giving the protein MEQKVAIMKLKVDLQCRKCCKKVKKVLCKYPQIRDQLYDEKNGIVTIRVVCCSPEKVRDNICCQGGGTIKSIEIVQPPKPKEPEKKPEAEVKPKAQPGPPIDAQPKQQKPAPAPAPAPAPAPAQAPAPAPTAAAPAVIFPHTTPMSILSYPSPIVPYGYVYGPGHGGPAEVYGRPIYDSYGWNGPCYAGHHHHEYMHEEEAPGCTIS; this is encoded by the exons ATGGAGCAAAAG GTTGCCATAATGAAGCTCAAGGTTGATCTTCAATGTAGAAAATGCTGCAAGAAAGTCAAGAAGGTCCTTTGCAAATACCCAC AAATTCGAGATCAATTATATGATGAGAAAAATGGCATAGTAACCATAAGAGTGGTGTGTTGTAGCCCAGAGAAGGTAAGAGACAATATTTGTTGTCAAGGGGGTGGTACAATCAAGAGCATAGAAATTGTGCAACCACCAAAGCCTAAAGAGCCAGAGAAAAAGCCCGAGGCCGAGGTAAAGCCCAAAGCCCAACCAGGCCCACCTATTGATGCTCAACCAAAACAACAAAAACCCGCTCCAGCACCGGCTCCCGCCCCAGCTCCTGCTCCAGCTCAGGCTCCAGCACCAGCTCCTACCGCAGCTGCGCCAGCTGTAATATTTCCACATACGACGCCAATGTCCATTCTTTCATATCCTTCACCGATTGTTCCTTATGGGTATGTTTATGGGCCTGGACATGGTGGGCCTGCAGAAGTTTACGGGAGGCCCATATACGATAGCTATGGATGGAATGGGCCTTGTTACGCAGGCCATCACCACCATGAATACATGCACGAAGAAGAGGCGCCGGGGTGTACAATAAGTTGA